In the Oceanithermus desulfurans genome, one interval contains:
- a CDS encoding sugar ABC transporter ATP-binding protein — protein MKPTPVLETLNLTKVFPGVVALDDVSLTLYPGEVLGLVGENGAGKSTLMKLIGGVFPPTRGRIRYRGEEVQFRTPKDALDAGISIVYQELNLIPHLSVAENIFINRLPRRRGFVDWGRLYRDAARILEASGMGEIDPRAVVSGLPIGVKQSVEIAKALSYDARVLLLDEPTSSLTGPEIENLFGVIRRLQEQGIGIVYVSHHLDEIFEITDRVHVLRDGRTVVEMPTAETTEEAIVARMVGRDLQDIYYKGDHRPGEVALEARGLSEAVLDGVDFYVRRSEVVGIYGLLGSGRTELLKAIVGARPLRAGEVRLRGRPVRFRHPQEAARAGVIYSSEDRKGENLFFGQPIWKNETYLALQIGRFVRMGFAQVAEERRAAEAYSRKLGVKAPSIDVDVYHLSGGNQQKVCLAKALINDPEVVLLDEPTRGIDVGAKLEIYKLIAELADQGKAVVFVSSELPEVIGCADRVYTMAGGRITAELTGKAITEENVLRYCLQTASPGEAAP, from the coding sequence ATGAAACCTACCCCCGTACTGGAAACCCTCAACCTGACCAAGGTCTTTCCCGGCGTCGTCGCCCTCGACGACGTTTCGCTCACCCTTTACCCGGGCGAGGTCCTGGGGCTGGTGGGCGAGAACGGCGCCGGCAAGTCCACCCTGATGAAGCTGATCGGCGGCGTCTTCCCGCCCACCCGCGGCCGCATCCGCTACCGCGGGGAGGAGGTGCAGTTCCGCACCCCCAAGGACGCCCTTGACGCCGGCATCTCGATCGTCTATCAGGAGCTCAACCTGATCCCTCACCTGAGCGTCGCCGAGAACATCTTCATCAACCGACTGCCGCGGCGGCGCGGCTTCGTCGACTGGGGACGGCTCTACCGCGACGCCGCCCGCATCCTCGAGGCGAGCGGCATGGGGGAGATCGATCCGCGCGCCGTCGTGTCCGGCCTGCCCATCGGCGTGAAGCAGTCGGTGGAGATCGCCAAGGCCCTCTCCTACGACGCCCGGGTGCTGCTCCTCGACGAACCCACCTCCTCGCTCACCGGGCCCGAGATCGAAAACCTCTTCGGGGTGATCCGCCGGCTCCAGGAGCAGGGCATCGGCATCGTCTACGTCTCGCACCACCTCGACGAGATCTTCGAGATCACCGACCGGGTGCACGTGCTGCGCGACGGCCGCACCGTCGTCGAGATGCCCACGGCCGAGACGACCGAGGAGGCGATCGTCGCCCGTATGGTGGGCCGCGACCTCCAGGACATCTACTACAAGGGGGACCACCGCCCCGGTGAGGTGGCGCTCGAGGCGCGCGGCCTCAGCGAAGCGGTCCTCGACGGCGTCGACTTTTACGTGCGGCGTTCCGAGGTGGTGGGCATCTACGGTCTGCTCGGTTCGGGCCGCACCGAGCTGCTCAAGGCGATCGTCGGGGCGCGGCCGCTGCGCGCGGGCGAGGTGCGCCTGCGCGGCCGGCCGGTGCGCTTCCGCCACCCTCAGGAGGCCGCCCGCGCCGGGGTGATCTACTCGTCGGAGGACCGCAAGGGGGAGAACCTCTTCTTCGGCCAGCCCATCTGGAAGAACGAGACCTACCTGGCCTTGCAGATCGGCCGCTTCGTGCGCATGGGCTTCGCCCAGGTGGCCGAGGAGCGCCGGGCCGCGGAGGCCTACAGCCGCAAGCTGGGCGTCAAGGCGCCCTCGATCGACGTGGACGTCTACCACCTCTCGGGCGGCAACCAGCAGAAGGTCTGCCTGGCCAAGGCACTGATCAACGACCCCGAAGTGGTGCTGCTCGACGAACCCACGCGCGGCATCGACGTGGGGGCGAAGCTCGAGATCTACAAGCTGATCGCCGAGCTGGCCGACCAGGGCAAGGCCGTGGTCTTCGTGAGTTCCGAGCTGCCGGAGGTGATCGGCTGCGCCGACCGCGTCTACACCATGGCCGGCGGGCGCATCACCGCCGAGCTGACGGGGAAGGCGATCACCGAAGAGAACGTGCTCCGCTACTGCCTGCAAACCGCTTCGCCGGGGGAGGCTGCGCCATGA
- a CDS encoding ABC transporter permease, with product MKLNKSLLSSSEFIVFLGLLAVGAFFAFTSPVFLTKFNLLNILLQSSIQGIIAIGMTFVILTAGIDLSVGSVVALSGVLMALMLHGGVPVWAVILINLAFGVAVGVFHGFSITKIGMAPFIVTLATMVMARGLTMVFSDGKTIFDFPPAFEFFGAGQIGPISVAVIIFLLYALVAEVVLRSTVLGRNIYAVGSNIQAAALSGIRTHGVLYFVYIVSGVSCAIAGLVLTGRLGAAMPTAAMGYELDAIAAVIIGGASLMGGKGTIVGTIIGVLLIGVINNGMNLLNVPPFWQSFLKGAVIFLAVMIDSLKNRPSEV from the coding sequence ATGAAGTTGAACAAATCCCTTCTATCCAGCAGCGAGTTCATCGTCTTCCTGGGCCTCCTGGCCGTGGGGGCGTTCTTCGCCTTTACCTCGCCCGTCTTCCTGACCAAGTTCAACCTGCTCAACATCCTGCTGCAGTCGTCCATCCAGGGCATCATCGCCATCGGCATGACCTTCGTCATCCTCACCGCCGGCATCGACCTCTCGGTGGGCTCGGTGGTGGCGCTTTCGGGCGTGCTCATGGCGCTGATGCTGCACGGCGGCGTGCCCGTGTGGGCGGTGATCCTCATCAACCTGGCCTTCGGGGTCGCGGTCGGGGTCTTCCACGGCTTTTCGATCACCAAGATCGGCATGGCCCCCTTCATCGTCACCCTGGCGACGATGGTCATGGCGCGCGGCCTGACCATGGTTTTTTCCGACGGCAAGACGATCTTCGACTTCCCGCCCGCCTTCGAGTTCTTCGGCGCCGGCCAGATCGGCCCGATCTCGGTCGCCGTTATCATCTTCCTGCTCTACGCGCTGGTGGCCGAGGTGGTGCTGCGCAGCACCGTGCTGGGCCGCAACATCTACGCCGTCGGCTCCAACATCCAGGCCGCCGCGCTTTCGGGGATCCGCACCCACGGGGTGCTCTACTTCGTCTACATCGTCTCCGGGGTCTCCTGCGCCATCGCCGGTCTGGTGCTTACCGGCCGCCTGGGCGCGGCCATGCCCACCGCCGCCATGGGCTACGAACTCGACGCGATCGCCGCGGTCATCATCGGCGGCGCATCGCTGATGGGCGGCAAGGGCACGATCGTGGGCACGATCATCGGCGTGCTGCTGATCGGCGTGATCAACAACGGCATGAACCTGCTCAACGTGCCGCCCTTCTGGCAGAGCTTCCTCAAGGGTGCGGTCATCTTCCTGGCGGTGATGATCGACAGCCTCAAGAACCGCCCCAGCGAGGTCTAA
- a CDS encoding RbsD/FucU family protein → MSMLKGVSPLLSPELLAVLAEMGHGDEIAIVDGNYPAHSSGPPVIRADGLGTPELVEAVLELMPLDTFSDANVWYMDNGEAEKPEIWKAFDAVLAGSGEDARVEAIDRFAYYERAREAYAIVATSETRLYACIILKKGVIFPV, encoded by the coding sequence ATGTCCATGCTCAAAGGGGTTTCTCCGCTGCTTTCGCCCGAGCTGCTCGCGGTGCTGGCCGAGATGGGCCACGGCGACGAGATCGCCATCGTGGACGGCAACTACCCGGCCCACTCCTCCGGTCCGCCGGTGATCCGCGCCGACGGCCTGGGTACGCCCGAGCTGGTGGAGGCCGTCCTCGAGCTGATGCCCCTCGACACCTTCAGCGACGCCAACGTCTGGTACATGGACAACGGCGAGGCGGAAAAGCCCGAGATCTGGAAGGCGTTCGACGCCGTGCTCGCCGGTTCCGGCGAGGACGCCCGGGTGGAGGCGATCGACCGCTTCGCCTACTACGAACGCGCCCGCGAGGCCTACGCCATCGTGGCCACCAGCGAGACCCGGCTCTACGCCTGCATCATCCTCAAGAAGGGGGTCATCTTCCCGGTTTGA